A genomic stretch from Algoriphagus halophilus includes:
- a CDS encoding TolC family protein: protein MNRFKYSIVTAALVLGWGCKSSYEIPEKKAVPVEFETTSDSTKNLSDQSWDQFFEDARLKELIRLALRNNYDLLKTLEKIRIANAQMKMGKLGMLPQVNGMFGASQTKFGKYTMDGVGNYDTNFSENITEDEKIPDPYKDFGIGAQFSWELDIWGKFSNRKKASISRWLATQQAANLVKTQLVAQVAKLYYQLVGLDEEIIILNKNISYQEIAFGLSKDLKESGKETQLAVDQFEALLLHSKSLLIEKERELKATELALKGLVGSYEVSLQRTTLSQVNFMPEILQIGVPAQLLQRRPDILQAENELEAAHADVGVARAAFFPSVRLFGSAGFNAFDFSKFFFTPGSAVYEMGAGLVAPIFNRGQIKASFEQAKASQQIAWLDYEQTVLNAYLEVIQVVNEYATLDEQLDLKTDEVLVLRRSISNANTMFSVGYANYLDVINSQNRALEAELNYVGLKKQQLASIVSLYKSLGGAATDLDVGE from the coding sequence ATGAATCGATTCAAATATAGCATAGTAACAGCGGCGTTGGTATTAGGCTGGGGATGTAAGTCTTCTTATGAAATACCAGAAAAGAAAGCAGTTCCAGTTGAGTTTGAAACTACCAGTGATTCAACAAAAAATTTATCAGATCAAAGCTGGGACCAGTTTTTTGAAGATGCCAGGTTAAAGGAATTAATCAGATTGGCACTTCGAAACAATTACGATTTGCTGAAAACCCTTGAAAAAATCCGCATTGCCAATGCCCAGATGAAAATGGGAAAATTAGGCATGCTCCCTCAAGTCAATGGAATGTTTGGCGCCAGTCAAACTAAGTTTGGTAAGTATACCATGGATGGGGTTGGGAATTACGATACTAATTTCTCAGAGAATATTACCGAGGACGAGAAAATTCCGGATCCATATAAGGATTTTGGGATTGGAGCTCAGTTCTCATGGGAATTGGATATTTGGGGTAAATTTTCCAATAGGAAGAAAGCTTCTATCTCCAGGTGGCTTGCAACCCAACAAGCAGCAAACTTGGTTAAAACTCAATTGGTTGCTCAAGTCGCAAAATTGTACTACCAATTAGTGGGACTTGATGAAGAGATTATCATTTTAAATAAAAACATTTCTTATCAAGAGATCGCATTTGGGCTTTCCAAGGATTTAAAAGAGTCAGGGAAAGAGACACAATTGGCGGTAGATCAATTTGAGGCGCTTCTTTTACATTCTAAATCCTTACTTATAGAAAAGGAAAGAGAGTTGAAAGCAACAGAGTTGGCACTTAAAGGATTAGTAGGAAGTTATGAAGTTTCTCTGCAGAGAACGACTTTGTCGCAGGTAAACTTTATGCCGGAGATACTACAGATTGGAGTCCCTGCTCAATTATTACAAAGAAGACCAGATATTCTCCAAGCAGAAAATGAATTAGAGGCAGCTCATGCAGATGTAGGGGTAGCGAGAGCAGCTTTCTTCCCATCCGTAAGGTTATTTGGTTCAGCTGGATTTAATGCTTTTGATTTCAGTAAGTTTTTCTTTACTCCAGGTTCGGCCGTTTATGAAATGGGTGCAGGCCTAGTAGCACCAATATTTAATAGAGGTCAAATTAAAGCAAGTTTTGAGCAGGCTAAAGCTTCCCAACAAATCGCTTGGTTGGATTATGAACAAACTGTATTAAATGCCTATTTAGAGGTCATTCAGGTGGTGAATGAATATGCAACGTTGGATGAGCAATTAGACTTGAAGACGGATGAAGTTTTGGTTTTGAGGAGGTCAATTTCCAATGCGAATACCATGTTCTCGGTAGGATATGCGAATTACCTGGATGTCATCAATTCACAAAACCGGGCGCTAGAAGCAGAGTTGAATTATGTAGGACTTAAAAAACAACAATTAGCAAGTATTGTAAGTCTTTATAAATCCCTTGGTGGCGCAGCTACCGATTTGGATGTAGGAGAATAA